A single region of the Massilia sp. erpn genome encodes:
- the alaS gene encoding alanine--tRNA ligase has product MKSSEIREKFLKFFESKGHTIVRSSPLVPGNDPTMLLTNSGMVQFKDVFLGLDTRPYSRATTVQRCVRAGGKHNDLENVGYTARHHTFFEMLGNFSFGDYFKRDAIQYAWELLTKVYQLPAEKLTVTVYMEDDEAYDIWANEIGVPKERIIRIGDNKGARYASDNFWQMADTGPCGPCTEIFYDHGADIWGGPPGSDQEDGDRFIEIWNLVFMQFNRDEQGNMSKLPKPCVDTGMGMERLAAVLQHVHSNYEIDLFQNLIKAAARETGATDLENKSLRVIADHIRAASFLIVDGVIPSSEGHGYVLRRIIRRALRHGHKLGQSKPFFYKLVQDLNIEMGQAYPELAEAKDRVAQVLKAEEERFGETLEHGMKILEAQLAKDPKNLDGATAFTLYDTYGFPLDLTADICRERDVVLDEAGFAAAMENQKKVARAAGKFKMAANVEYSGEKNKFVGYNQLQHNSTVIALYANGAAVQELKAGEQGIVVLDTTPFYAESGGQVGDQGLIQSAGAKFEVEDTLKIQADVFGHHGVLASGALKVGDAVGAEVDQHLRGRTIRNHSATHLMHKALREVLGSHVAQKGSLVDPDKARFDFSHNAPMTAEEIAKVEAIVNAEILANAATQSHNMSFDDAVKHGAMALFGEKYGDEVRVMDIGSSKELCGGVHVHRTGDIGLFKITSEGGVAAGIRRVEAVTGEGALALVQSMARKLNEAAAALKSNPEELTAKIGAVQDQVKSLEKELAALKSKLASGQGDELATQAVDIKGIKVLAATMEGADVTALRETMDKLKDKLKSAAIVLASVSDGKVSLIAGVTADAIGKVKAGELVNFVAQQLGGKGGGRPDMAQAGAPNAGPLPEALAGVAAWVEQRV; this is encoded by the coding sequence ATGAAATCATCTGAAATCCGCGAGAAGTTCCTTAAATTCTTCGAATCCAAGGGTCATACGATCGTCCGTTCCAGCCCGCTGGTGCCAGGCAACGACCCGACCATGCTGCTGACCAATTCCGGCATGGTGCAGTTCAAAGACGTGTTCCTCGGCCTCGATACGCGCCCTTATTCGCGCGCAACCACCGTGCAGCGCTGCGTGCGCGCCGGCGGCAAGCACAATGACCTGGAAAACGTCGGCTACACCGCGCGCCACCACACTTTCTTCGAAATGCTGGGTAATTTCAGCTTCGGCGACTACTTCAAGCGCGACGCCATCCAGTACGCCTGGGAACTGCTGACCAAGGTTTACCAGCTGCCGGCCGAGAAGCTGACCGTCACCGTCTACATGGAAGACGACGAGGCTTACGATATCTGGGCCAACGAAATCGGCGTGCCGAAAGAGCGCATCATCCGTATTGGCGACAACAAGGGCGCGCGCTACGCCTCCGACAACTTCTGGCAGATGGCCGACACCGGCCCTTGCGGCCCTTGCACCGAGATTTTCTACGACCACGGCGCCGACATCTGGGGCGGTCCTCCGGGCTCCGACCAGGAAGACGGCGACCGCTTCATCGAGATCTGGAACCTGGTGTTCATGCAGTTCAACCGCGACGAACAGGGCAATATGAGCAAGCTGCCCAAGCCTTGCGTCGATACCGGCATGGGCATGGAGCGTCTGGCCGCCGTGCTGCAGCACGTGCACAGCAACTATGAAATCGATCTGTTCCAGAACCTGATCAAGGCCGCCGCGCGCGAAACCGGCGCCACCGACCTGGAAAACAAATCGCTGCGCGTGATCGCCGACCATATCCGCGCCGCCTCCTTCCTGATCGTCGACGGCGTGATTCCAAGCTCGGAAGGCCACGGCTACGTCCTGCGCCGCATCATCCGCCGCGCGCTGCGCCACGGCCACAAGCTGGGCCAGTCCAAGCCATTCTTCTACAAGCTGGTGCAGGACCTGAACATCGAGATGGGCCAGGCTTACCCCGAGCTGGCCGAAGCCAAGGACCGCGTGGCCCAGGTGCTGAAAGCCGAGGAAGAGCGTTTCGGCGAAACGCTGGAACACGGCATGAAGATCCTGGAAGCGCAGCTGGCGAAAGATCCGAAGAACCTGGACGGCGCCACCGCCTTCACCCTGTACGACACCTACGGCTTCCCGCTGGACCTGACCGCCGACATCTGCCGCGAACGCGATGTGGTGCTGGACGAGGCAGGCTTCGCCGCCGCCATGGAAAACCAGAAGAAGGTGGCGCGCGCTGCCGGCAAGTTCAAGATGGCCGCCAACGTGGAATACAGCGGCGAGAAGAACAAGTTCGTCGGCTACAACCAGCTGCAGCACAACTCCACAGTGATCGCGCTGTACGCCAACGGCGCCGCGGTGCAGGAATTGAAAGCGGGCGAACAGGGCATCGTGGTGCTGGACACCACCCCGTTCTACGCCGAATCCGGTGGCCAGGTGGGCGACCAGGGTCTGATCCAGTCTGCCGGCGCCAAGTTCGAAGTGGAAGACACCCTGAAAATCCAGGCTGACGTCTTCGGCCACCATGGCGTGCTGGCTTCCGGCGCGCTGAAAGTGGGCGACGCCGTGGGCGCGGAAGTGGACCAGCATCTGCGCGGCCGCACTATCCGCAACCACTCGGCCACCCACCTGATGCACAAAGCCCTGCGCGAAGTGCTGGGTTCCCACGTGGCGCAGAAAGGCTCGCTGGTCGATCCGGACAAGGCGCGTTTCGACTTCTCCCACAATGCGCCGATGACCGCCGAGGAAATCGCCAAGGTGGAAGCCATCGTCAATGCCGAAATCCTGGCCAATGCCGCCACCCAGTCGCACAATATGTCCTTCGACGACGCCGTCAAGCATGGCGCGATGGCGCTGTTCGGCGAGAAGTACGGCGATGAAGTGCGCGTGATGGACATCGGCTCGTCCAAAGAGCTGTGCGGCGGCGTGCACGTGCACCGCACCGGCGATATCGGCCTGTTCAAGATCACCTCCGAAGGCGGCGTCGCTGCCGGCATCCGCCGCGTGGAAGCGGTGACGGGCGAAGGCGCGCTGGCGCTGGTGCAGTCGATGGCGCGCAAACTGAACGAAGCTGCTGCCGCGCTGAAATCCAATCCGGAAGAGCTGACCGCCAAGATCGGCGCCGTGCAGGATCAGGTCAAATCGCTGGAGAAGGAACTGGCGGCCCTGAAATCCAAGCTGGCTTCCGGCCAGGGTGACGAACTGGCCACCCAGGCCGTCGACATCAAGGGCATCAAGGTGCTGGCTGCCACCATGGAAGGCGCCGACGTCACCGCGCTGCGCGAAACCATGGACAAGCTGAAGGACAAGCTGAAGTCGGCCGCCATCGTGCTGGCCTCGGTCAGCGACGGCAAGGTGAGCCTGATCGCGGGCGTCACGGCCGATGCCATCGGCAAGGTCAAGGCCGGCGAACTGGTCAACTTTGTTGCACAGCAACTTGGCGGCAAAGGCGGTGGCCGCCCCGATATGGCGCAGGCCGGTGCACCAAATGCGGGCCCGCTGCCAGAGGCGCTGGCGGGCGTTGCAGCATGGGTTGAACAGCGCGTATAA
- the ugpQ gene encoding glycerophosphodiester phosphodiesterase yields the protein MWPYPKIVAHRGGGTLAPENTLAGLRAGLAYGFRAVEFDVMLSQDGIGVVMHDPDFGRTVWGQGQVAETSAAALAKMDAGRWFGPEFRGEPVPLFLEFVDYCKEQRIWMNIEIKPVTGFEEETGSWVALTTRGRFGAEIAAGDPAAMPLLSSFSAVALAAARDAVPELPRAYLLDRIPADWEAQARALKAVAIHTNHKHLTPELAQAIKAAGFGLFCYTVNEAERARQILGWGVDGFCTDRIDLIGPSFA from the coding sequence ATGTGGCCTTACCCAAAAATAGTCGCGCACCGTGGCGGCGGCACGCTGGCCCCTGAGAATACCCTGGCCGGCCTGCGCGCGGGCTTGGCCTATGGCTTCCGCGCCGTGGAATTCGACGTGATGCTGTCGCAGGACGGCATCGGCGTGGTAATGCACGATCCCGATTTCGGTCGTACCGTCTGGGGCCAGGGTCAGGTGGCCGAAACCAGCGCCGCCGCGCTGGCGAAGATGGATGCGGGCCGCTGGTTCGGCCCGGAGTTCCGCGGCGAGCCGGTGCCGCTCTTCCTCGAGTTCGTCGATTACTGCAAGGAGCAGCGCATCTGGATGAATATCGAGATCAAGCCGGTGACGGGCTTTGAGGAGGAAACCGGCAGCTGGGTGGCGCTGACCACGCGCGGCCGCTTCGGCGCCGAAATTGCGGCGGGCGACCCGGCCGCCATGCCGCTGCTGTCCTCATTCAGTGCGGTGGCGCTGGCGGCGGCGCGCGATGCCGTGCCTGAGCTGCCGCGCGCCTATCTGCTGGACCGCATTCCGGCCGACTGGGAAGCGCAGGCGCGCGCGCTGAAAGCGGTCGCCATCCACACCAACCACAAACACCTGACGCCGGAACTGGCGCAGGCCATCAAGGCCGCCGGTTTCGGCCTGTTTTGCTATACCGTCAACGAGGCCGAGCGAGCGCGCCAGATCCTGGGTTGGGGCGTGGATGGCTTCTGCACCGACCGCATCGACCTGATCGGCCCTTCTTTTGCCTGA
- a CDS encoding CaiB/BaiF CoA-transferase family protein, whose amino-acid sequence MPASLTPSPAAQAKALGHLRVLDLSRVLAGPWCSQNLADLGADVIKVERPGNGDDTRAWGPPYAKDAEGKDTSEAAYYLAANRGKRSITVDISKPEGQALIRELAKHADVVLENYKVGQLKRYGLDYESLKAVKPDLVYCSVTGFGQDGPYAHRAGYDFLIQGMGGLMSITGERDDLPGGGPQKAGVALTDLMTGMYSTIAILAALTHRDRTGEGQYIDMALLDVQVAMLANMGSNYLNSGKSPKRWGNAHANIVPYQTFACADGHIIVATGNDGQYQKFVEVGGRAELADDPRFVTNPLRVQNRDVLVPILAEMVKTKTRDEWISQLEEVGVPCGPINDLHDVFQNPQVQARGIVTETPHPTAGKVKLVRSPMRMSGTPTDGSAAPPLLGQHTDEILREVLGHSPDDIATLRAKGIL is encoded by the coding sequence ATGCCCGCATCACTGACTCCCTCCCCTGCTGCCCAGGCCAAGGCTCTGGGTCATCTCCGCGTTCTGGACCTGAGCCGCGTGCTGGCCGGTCCCTGGTGCTCGCAAAACCTGGCCGATCTGGGCGCCGACGTGATCAAGGTCGAGCGCCCCGGCAACGGCGACGACACGCGCGCCTGGGGGCCACCCTACGCCAAGGATGCGGAGGGCAAGGACACCAGCGAAGCGGCCTACTATCTGGCGGCCAACCGCGGCAAGCGCTCGATCACCGTGGATATCTCCAAGCCTGAGGGACAGGCCCTGATACGCGAACTGGCCAAACACGCCGACGTGGTGCTGGAAAATTACAAGGTCGGCCAGCTGAAACGCTATGGCCTCGACTATGAGTCACTGAAAGCCGTGAAGCCGGACCTGGTGTATTGCTCCGTCACGGGCTTTGGCCAGGATGGGCCATATGCCCACCGCGCCGGCTACGACTTCCTGATCCAGGGCATGGGCGGGCTGATGTCCATCACCGGCGAGCGCGACGACCTGCCCGGCGGCGGCCCGCAAAAGGCCGGCGTGGCCTTGACCGACCTGATGACCGGCATGTACTCCACCATCGCCATCCTCGCCGCCCTCACCCACCGCGACCGCACGGGCGAAGGCCAGTACATCGACATGGCCCTGCTCGACGTGCAAGTGGCGATGCTGGCGAATATGGGCAGCAATTACCTGAACAGCGGCAAGTCGCCCAAGCGCTGGGGCAATGCGCATGCCAATATCGTGCCGTATCAAACCTTCGCCTGCGCCGATGGCCACATCATCGTCGCCACCGGCAACGACGGCCAGTACCAGAAATTCGTCGAAGTGGGCGGCCGCGCCGAACTGGCTGATGATCCGCGCTTCGTCACCAATCCCTTGCGCGTGCAGAACCGCGACGTGCTGGTGCCGATTCTGGCCGAGATGGTCAAAACCAAAACGCGCGACGAATGGATTAGCCAGCTCGAAGAAGTCGGTGTTCCCTGCGGCCCGATCAACGACCTGCATGACGTCTTCCAGAACCCGCAAGTGCAGGCACGCGGCATCGTCACCGAAACCCCGCACCCGACGGCCGGCAAGGTCAAGCTGGTGCGCAGCCCGATGCGCATGTCCGGCACCCCGACCGACGGCAGCGCCGCCCCGCCCCTGCTGGGCCAGCACACCGACGAAATCCTGCGCGAAGTGCTCGGCCACAGCCCCGACGACATCGCCACCCTGCGCGCCAAAGGCATCCTCTAA
- a CDS encoding sugar O-acetyltransferase: MSTKDTRSQKEKMLAGDLYIADDQELSAASRRAFLLMREYDAAYGKDLDEAQRLLHEMLGSVGDGVNIKPPFMIDYGFNISVGANTFANYGLVALDVGSITIGRDVQIGPNVQLLTPTHPLEPELRLAKYEAAKPIVIEDNVWLGGGAIVLAGVTIGRNSVIGAGAVVTKDIPANVVAVGNPARVIRQTGPQD, encoded by the coding sequence ATGAGCACCAAGGACACGCGCAGCCAGAAAGAAAAGATGCTGGCCGGCGATCTGTATATAGCCGACGATCAGGAATTGAGCGCTGCCAGCCGGCGCGCCTTTTTGCTGATGCGCGAATACGATGCGGCGTATGGCAAGGATCTGGACGAGGCGCAACGCCTGCTGCATGAAATGCTCGGCAGTGTGGGCGACGGCGTGAACATCAAGCCGCCCTTCATGATCGATTACGGCTTCAATATCAGCGTGGGCGCCAACACTTTCGCCAATTACGGCCTGGTGGCGCTGGACGTGGGCAGCATCACCATCGGCCGCGATGTGCAGATCGGCCCGAATGTGCAGCTGCTGACGCCGACGCATCCGCTGGAGCCGGAACTGCGCCTGGCCAAGTACGAGGCCGCCAAGCCCATCGTGATCGAGGATAACGTCTGGCTCGGTGGCGGCGCCATCGTGCTGGCGGGCGTCACCATCGGCAGGAACAGCGTGATCGGCGCCGGCGCCGTCGTGACCAAGGACATTCCCGCCAATGTGGTTGCGGTCGGCAATCCGGCCCGCGTCATCCGCCAGACCGGGCCGCAGGATTAA
- a CDS encoding MFS transporter, translating into MSRTAIAAGSPEFKRTNRALFFGGFSSFALLYCVQPLMPVMAQQFALTPAQSSLSLSVATGALALSLLVSGVLSDRLGRKPLMVAAMATAALMTLLCAFAQDYHQLLLMRAALGVALGGMPAVAMAYLSEEIEPASLGLSMGLYISGSAFGGMVGRVLTSVLSDFLSWRVALAAVGIAGLLAAVEFWRSLPASRNFRPVQGGWPALAGGLRQHLGDDGLPWLFALAFLLMGCFVSAYNYIGYRLLAAPYHLSQSLVGAISFLYLIGIFSSVWAGKLADKLGRRGVLWIVMTVMGAGLLLTLAENLLLVVAGMALATFGFFASHSIASSWVGRRARAPQALASALYLFFYYLGSSLVGWLCGLAWSRGGWAGVVLLLAIFLSLALLIALRLRKLLPIGSATPSLAAT; encoded by the coding sequence ATGTCCCGCACCGCTATCGCCGCAGGGAGTCCCGAATTCAAGCGCACGAACCGCGCGCTGTTCTTCGGCGGCTTTTCCAGTTTTGCATTGCTGTACTGCGTGCAGCCGCTGATGCCGGTGATGGCGCAGCAATTCGCCCTGACCCCGGCCCAGAGCAGCCTCTCGCTGTCGGTGGCGACGGGCGCGCTGGCCCTGTCCCTGCTGGTATCGGGTGTGCTGTCCGACCGCCTGGGCCGCAAGCCGCTGATGGTGGCCGCCATGGCCACGGCCGCGCTGATGACTCTACTGTGCGCCTTCGCCCAGGACTACCACCAGCTGCTGCTGATGCGCGCCGCGCTCGGCGTTGCGCTGGGTGGCATGCCGGCCGTCGCCATGGCCTATCTGAGCGAAGAGATCGAACCGGCCTCGCTCGGCCTGTCGATGGGCCTCTACATCAGCGGCAGCGCCTTCGGCGGCATGGTGGGGCGGGTACTGACCTCGGTGCTCAGCGACTTCCTGTCGTGGCGGGTGGCGCTGGCGGCGGTCGGCATCGCCGGCCTGCTGGCGGCGGTCGAGTTCTGGCGCAGCCTGCCCGCCTCGCGCAATTTCCGGCCGGTGCAGGGCGGCTGGCCCGCCCTGGCCGGCGGCTTGCGCCAGCATCTGGGCGACGATGGCCTGCCCTGGTTGTTTGCGCTGGCCTTCCTGCTCATGGGCTGCTTCGTCAGCGCCTACAACTACATCGGCTACCGCCTGCTGGCCGCGCCCTATCATCTGAGCCAGAGCCTGGTGGGCGCGATTTCCTTCCTTTACCTGATCGGCATTTTCAGCTCGGTCTGGGCGGGCAAGCTGGCCGACAAGCTGGGACGGCGCGGCGTGCTGTGGATCGTGATGACGGTGATGGGCGCCGGCCTCTTGCTGACCTTGGCGGAGAACCTGCTGCTGGTCGTGGCCGGCATGGCCCTGGCCACCTTCGGCTTCTTCGCCTCGCATTCCATCGCCAGCAGCTGGGTGGGCCGGCGCGCCCGCGCGCCACAGGCCCTGGCTTCGGCGCTATACCTGTTCTTCTACTACCTCGGTTCCAGCCTGGTCGGCTGGCTGTGCGGCCTGGCCTGGTCGCGCGGCGGCTGGGCCGGCGTGGTGCTGCTGCTCGCCATCTTCCTGTCGCTGGCGCTGCTGATCGCCCTGCGCCTGCGCAAACTCCTGCCCATCGGCAGCGCCACGCCCAGCCTCGCCGCGACCTGA
- a CDS encoding LysR family transcriptional regulator, translating into MELRHLRYFVAVAEELSFTRAAERLHIGQPPLSQQIQALEAEVGARLLERSKRWVRLTEAGKLFLADARRVLALSEQAVLTAQRAERGEAGELRIGFTFSTPFTPLFARVINLYRQRFPQVTLTLRELATLHQIDAIEAHELDLGFIRPPEVPIAEGIGITELRHDPLLLVLPASSPLARKKRVAISELQGLPFVMYPKNAGTGIYPQIFRLCRAAGFVPKIGMEAGEASTIIGLVAAGCGVSVLPDSFNRMHMEGVVYRPLADPAATTELWLAQRRTDSSPLVAAFIALAREAVSELDEMDALSRSPKKAGQAGRT; encoded by the coding sequence ATGGAACTGCGCCATCTGCGCTACTTCGTCGCCGTCGCCGAAGAGCTGAGTTTCACGCGCGCGGCCGAACGCCTGCACATCGGCCAGCCGCCCCTAAGCCAGCAAATCCAGGCGCTGGAAGCGGAAGTCGGGGCGCGCCTGCTGGAACGCAGCAAGCGCTGGGTCAGGCTGACGGAAGCGGGCAAGCTGTTTCTGGCCGATGCGCGCCGCGTGCTGGCCTTGTCGGAACAGGCGGTGCTGACGGCGCAGCGCGCCGAGCGCGGCGAGGCGGGCGAACTGCGCATCGGCTTCACCTTTTCCACGCCCTTCACGCCGCTGTTCGCGCGCGTCATCAATCTGTACCGCCAGCGCTTTCCGCAGGTGACCTTGACCTTGCGCGAGCTGGCCACCCTGCACCAGATCGACGCCATCGAGGCGCATGAGCTGGACCTGGGCTTCATCCGCCCGCCCGAGGTGCCGATCGCGGAAGGCATCGGCATCACCGAGTTGCGCCACGATCCACTGCTGCTGGTGCTGCCGGCCAGCTCTCCGCTGGCGCGCAAGAAGCGGGTGGCGATCAGCGAGCTGCAAGGTCTGCCCTTCGTGATGTATCCGAAGAATGCGGGGACGGGGATTTATCCACAGATTTTCCGCCTGTGCCGCGCCGCCGGTTTCGTGCCGAAGATCGGCATGGAGGCGGGCGAGGCGTCCACCATCATCGGCCTGGTGGCGGCGGGTTGCGGCGTGTCGGTGCTGCCCGATTCCTTCAACCGCATGCATATGGAAGGCGTGGTGTACCGGCCCCTGGCCGATCCGGCGGCGACCACCGAGCTATGGCTGGCGCAGCGGCGCACCGACAGCAGCCCTTTGGTGGCGGCCTTTATCGCGCTGGCGCGCGAGGCGGTAAGTGAATTGGATGAGATGGACGCGCTGTCCCGCTCTCCAAAGAAAGCGGGACAGGCTGGCCGGACTTAA